The genomic stretch gtgtgtgtgtgcgccaacatcaccgtcatgtctgtgtgtgtgccaacaTCACCGTCATGTCTGTGTGCGCCAACATCACTGGCTAACTAGCTATCAGACCAGAACACAGTGAAACCAGAGCTTTAGCTCATATTACAGGTTACATACAGACGCTATTCTTACGGCTTACATCGGACAGTGTTATGGACGGTGTAGCTGACGGTGTAGCTGACGGTGTAGCTAATAGCTATCTGGCTATAGGATGCTAACCGGCTTCCTAGTAAAAGTAGCTAAGCTAACAGAAGAGCTACTCACTGAACGATGTCATCACTCGCTTCCAGGCCAAACTGGCTGTTTAACTGCTCCACACACCAGCGATGCAAAGACTCCGACATTATGAGCAATTTGTAAAGAATTTTGTGTTACGAGACGAAACTAGTTTCACTTAGCAACTAGCGAATAGGGCGAGTTTGACGTGTGCCTCAAACTATATGatgcttcaaaataaaagtttcatcATGACGCTATAGAAGCtgataaattaaattaaattaaattaaattaaattaaattaaattaaattaaattaaattaaattaaattaaattaaattaaattaaataaaaattgaaagaaagaaagaaaataacagaaaataaataaataaattagaaaataaatacataaataaaataaaattaattaaaaatacaaataaaaaaatagaaagaaagaaagaaagaaagaaagaaagaaaagaaaagagcagaaactaaataagtaagtaagtaagtaaataaataaataaataaataaaataaaataaaattactaaataaaataaatgaataaataataatgacacactgggacaacagatttttttgatgaggatgaggtttgaGTAGTAGACACAATAGAAATATCCTGAATTAATCATTcaaatttattaaaagtttATGAATAAATAGCAATACATAATCCAAAATTGCGGctaatctttataataaaatgtctttatttttcatgattttAGTAATTTGTCAAATTACACATTGAACATAGTCCTAGTCAGAGATTTACAGATTAAACATACTTTAAtgtcatcattcattcattttcagggATATAGGGAATCCAAAACCTTGGGAATATTAGGAGTACTTGGAGCTGTGAATACTGTGAATACGTTCTGAATGTGATGCcttaaacaaacacattcacactcagaAATAATGCGGCATAGTGGCATGTGTTTGGGAGCCCTGAAGAAGCCGAGGAACCTGGAGGGAACCCACACATACATGATGAAACCACAACAACAGATAGTACCATTAGCTCAGGTGTGTCCTGGTGTCTGTTATTCACTTTTAATCTCTTTTTATTCCCAGAGATCCGGAATTGAATAAGCAGTTACAAACAGTGAATATATCAACAAATGTATGGACACACTTAGATTTACATGTAATATAATCACTTGTAATAAAAGCTATGATTTATTATCACAGTCAGTCAGCAGATGGCATAGTGCGTCACTTTATTGAGCCTTGGGTCACAGTAAACAGAGTCTTTCGggatatatttaacattttttatgttaaaatccAGTGTCTGGCATAGCTGTAACTTTCCAACTTAATAACACTGGTTTGTGCTTCATgatttgtctaaaaaaaaaaagagagagagatgctgatgAGGGAAGgactgtttatagctactaTAATGTGTCTGATGGGAAGCATTACCTTGCTTTGTATGTTTTACATCTTTATACATTACTCTAAATGAATTAAGTGTTTATTAGAAACATATATACTCTATAATTGTAGATGTAAATTATAATGCGTAATTGCTGTGGTATGAAGCATATAAGACTTTGGGATGTCAGGTGATGTTACAGAAAAACATGTCAATGTAGAAGAGTTAACAGAATCCTTAGCTTTTATTAGGTTGTATCATGAGAcagcattattttttatttttctgttactTCATACATATAAAGCACATCATGGAAACTATTTCGTTTCTGTTTTATGATGTGCTCTCGTATAGTTATTAGGTTATTAATAAACCTctaagtgtgtgtattgtgttcaTCACGTGTAGTAAATTTCAATGCACTTCCATCTATtatcctttctttatttttatccttatatcATTTTAAGGAACcacagtgattttatttttctaagttataaaaaaatatgtttatttgtcACTCTACATCataaaggcacacacacactttgaaaaaaaaggaaaaaggaaattcAGACCTACAAAGCTTCATGATGTCTTATATTGGATTTTCCTAGCGTTAAGTTTGAAAATTAAACACATCATCCACATCAGATACAAGGATACAGTGATCACTCTGTGCACTAAATACATGAAAAGAAACTGAAATATTGCTTTATGTATTtcttcaattaaaataatataaataagaaatgcAGATCTTTATCGGTGTGTAAGATAAGTCTATCTACTGAGTTTAGATTATTGCGATTATAATCGATTATATGAAAAGTTACgaaaacactacacacttattTAACTAAAAGAACACCAGACTGTTAAGTGTTGCAAGTCATTTATTCTATTCATTACTAATTTCAGCtaagaaattaaaatttaatcagCCAAGACAAGCTTTCCACACTCAAATAGCTCCACTGGGTCCTAGTAAACTCCTTATAAACAGACTCAAATGTTACCTTGTGTGACATTTCACACTGCTAGTATAATACTTTATTTAGGGTTTACATTTAATCCTGACTCTTCATAACCGTTACATTCCTATCACCTGGCTTAACCGTCATATTTGCATACTTGTGCCATCAACAAAGTCTTTCGCATGCTTTCACAACaggtagaaagaaagaaggaaaacacaGATTATACAGATattgtttcccttttttttttttttttttataggtttCTAATTTGTTTTGGCCTTATCATCTTTGTCGTGTAGTCGACCAGACGTTCGCTGATATCAAACTTCTACTAATTCTTTAGTCAGTTCTTAAATACTCTTATTATTTCTGACTGATGTACAATCTGTCCTGAAAAGACATAAAGTTCTCTTCTAACTGACCCGATTTCTGTCACCATTTgacattatttttatcttttcaaTTTTAACTACTGTTCACACGTGGCTGTATAAATCATGTGATATGAAGCACATGCTGTTTAATTTCTGGTTAATTCTGAAGTTTTCATACCCCCGGGTAAAAAGCCGGTTATCCGCACAGTGTGAAATGTTCTTCTGCGTGGGATTAAACACAGGGTTTAGAACGACCCAGGGTTACTCGCAGTGTCTGACGTTTTTCTTAATCAGTATGAGAAGCTGTGTCTTAGCTGCTTAAATTCATTAAAGGAAAAAGTGTGTCTATTTCATTTTGGCTGAACTACATCTCTGACTTGCTGCCggaaaaactacacacacacacacacggtgtttAAGTGAAGAAGTCTTTGGAAATTGCTTCGATGAAATTCGGGGCTGACATGAGGATGCCGATGGTGCAGAGGACGGTGAACATGGAAAAGGCCATGAGACACAAGCGGTCGATAACTGAGGCGGCAAACTTCCACTCGCTGCACAAAGACTCCTCTTCATCCTGGTCATGGAATCTCTTAGTAATGTAACGCACCTCGTCCAGGATCTTGGACAGCTCTGTGTCTCCCTGACCGCTGCTCACTGACGGAGCTTCTTCGGATGCACCCATCAGGCGTGCGCACACCACCCCAGAGTCGGGTGACGTGGCACAAGGCAGGCTCTCCATACCACGCAGGCCCATGTAGAGAATGTTTCCATTGGTCGGTTCTACACTGGAGACGCTGCTGCGTGGACGCTTGTCGTGGCATGCTGAGCACACTCGCTTCTCGCCCGGCCTTTTCATCCGCAAGAACCAGGCGCACCAGTTCACCAGCACCACACGTGTctggagaaataaaaacagaatgatAAAATTCTCTCAAAGAAAATTCACAAATTTCAAAAAGGTATAATCATGTGAGTCATATATTTTTGTTCTACTTGAGTCactcattttaatttgatttttttcctgcaaatgatatatttattttcactaaAATCTTCCCCCAAATGattcttttatttcagattaATTCTTCCCAAaattaagaatttattttatttcataagaTCTTTTCCTTAagtgattaatttattttcacatatttttttgttatgattCATTTCATATCACATGTAATTTCCcataataatgaatttatcttAATGTTTTTCACCACATGATTCCaaacaatgtgttcattttCAAATGATGTCTttgttataattaattaattaattctattTTCCCATGATTTGTTtcacaggatttatttattttactgcccccccccaaagaattatttatttaagctatTTTTATCTTCCACCGAATGCTTAATTTACTTCCACATGATGTGAGTTTTAAAATTCTATATGATTTAATATGAAGAGATTTTGTTTGGGAACAACTCAACTTCGTCTCAGCTCTACATTTGTTTATATCTGGGTAACATTTTTGCTCAATCGTTATATATCTGgattattgtttatataaattatgttattaataacataaataaaacgaAGTAAAATGATATAGAAgtattattttgattaaaaatagCTCACCCATCTTGGCATTTGCCCTCCATCGGGATCATGGTAGTGGTACTGTAGGACCCAAACTGTGGCTATTACCGACAACCCCACAATAACCATGGTAGTGGCAAAATACTGGGCTTGAGAGAAAGACACCAGAAGCACTAATTTATAAACATCCTCTATGAGAAATCACAAATTTTATTCTCCATCCTCCACATTAGCATAGTAATAGTGCCACTCACTTTACCCACAAGTCCATCCTGAATGTCTCTCAACCCCAAAAGCTGCAGgtttttattcagttattcaactactataaataattaaataacttcAGATAGACTGGAAAGAGTGAGGTGTGTAAGTCAGCTTCAGAGTAAATCCCTCCTTTATTCGACTTCCAAGCTGTCGCTGATACAAATCATGCTTGGAATTAGCTTTGTTTTAATTATATTCCTTTTTGCTCTAAATACCCGCCTCACTGTATTAGACTTACCGATTAAAGGCACAGAGTCGGATGTCGCAGGCATGATTTCAGCCACCAGCAGCATGAAGACAGTCAGTGAGAGCAAAACTGTGATTCCTGGGAACGAAAACACTCattacgcatacacacacacacaccatcttttttttacactgatgcATTTTAAAGATCTGCTTTATTCAGGATAATCTGCAATTGCTCAGGAGTTGGCTTGTGACCGTGAATTTTGGTTGAACGTGAAGACATTAAAATAACAGCTCctgaatattaatgaattaaatgttaACCAGACTTGAATGAACTTGAGCAAAGtaactttatatacacacactttcaataAGAATACAAATTTCAACAAAGAAcctcacaaatatttttagacATGCTTCAGATGGATCTAAAATTGAAACTGCTGTTGCGTCATCGTCGTGTGCTCCGGTCTTCAACAGTGAACATCGGcagtctgtggtgaactcaggaATAACTTTGACCTGTCGGTTCCTCAgaagctcttggttgcacaattccataTGTCTATAAACTGTTGGAGGAAGAAcgttatttatattacattatttcctgtccagtgccacccaaatgaggacgaggttcctTTCTGGGTCTGTTTCCTCTCAACGCTTCTTCTATGCTTCTGTATGTTCCATTGTTgaaaacgctatacaaataaactgaattgaattaaaatcagACTTTTCTTTTAAGTCTCTATTATAATGGTTTCTGGTTTGCACTCAAAAGACACATTATCAGCCTGAATAGTTAAAAAGCTAGCTAGAAAACAGGACAGATTAAAATAGCTGATCACATCCTCTTCCTGGATATTCAAGGACAAGAcagatttttaaacaaaagttcAATTTTAGACAAGTGTgtcatagagagagaggggggggtgcAACATTATATCTGCCCCAATAGACAATAGACTAGTATACCTTATTGTAGTTCCCATTATTGACCACTAGGGCTAATAACTCTACTGTTCCGaagggatgcacttatttccagggatttcagaacagtgtaacagatattgcgtcatcgggtaggcgtggcctatttgataccctaaccctaaccctaaccatagtttttggttgtttatttgttttctaaaataaatctacccgtatgactgttttgtccttcgtagtatactctttttttgaaagagagcgtttttccaagacctccagaaacacgcccactttacgtcgtggtaacgaaacccctggaatttagtgaatgccctgTTCCGAACGAGGAGTTAAACATGGTGCCTTATGACTGTGCAacatccaaaaaaaaccccaacaacatCAACTTAAACAACGATTTATAAATCATAGGTcgcttaaaataaattaaaaatgtatagagctgtaaaagattttaaagatCATTTGCTGAGTCTCTGATATAAATGTTAAGTTCTCgacaatattaataaaaactcACCTTGGGATTCAAATCAGAGAGTTACACTTACATTTAAAGCAAACTAGGCCCCAAAAGTACATAAATTAACCTTTAAAATTCTCTGTATTCTCGCTGCCAATGAATGGCTCTGAGCATGACATCATCCTGGCAGACAGACCACCACAGTAATACAATTTAAGGGTTGATAGAATGAAAAAAGTAATCAAACTCGACTACGATTTCAGACTCTGCCTGGTGGAGTAACGGCCGCTGTGCAGCACACCGGCTCCTTTTGAACTTACTGAGACGGAAAATAAAGGTGTTGGTCAGGCAGAGCTCCCTACCTACATCGATCACGGATGAGACGTCTAACTCCACTATCAATCTCACTGCCGGTCGTTTGTCTCAGCCGGCAGAGCAGACTGCATAAATTGTCATGTACTCTGCTTGCTTCGGTGGCAGTTCTCCATGTCACCTGTGATGTTTATAGGGTTTAGTAACGTCAGCAAAAAAGAGCAGCAGCAGTAGGAATGTAGAAATGAGCACATTATAAAGGAAAAGGTCTCACTTCTGGCAACGTGCAGCAAAACAGAGGGATCTTGTGAATAATCTATAAGCTTGCTGGCTCATTAGCTTTAAAGATGCACCGGTTAATTGTTCTTAGTGTTTCAAGCAATCGGATGGAAAGTAACAAATTATATTTACTTTAGTTACTCGAGTACAAGGTTCGCTGTAATGCGGCTTCTTCGTGTGATGtcagattttgttttgttttgttgagtccaaagatttttttattttattttattttgaacccCCTCAGAAGACTGGAAGGCATTTCAAAGACAGCATATGAGGACTTTAAATTATTTCAAGAGCCGATCAAGACAAAGCCTGATACTGAATGCTTAGTCAGCTGCGACAATGTCTGAGACAAAATAATCAGCTTCGAAGGAACCAGCAAAATAATGCGCTGAAAATTCAGTGACCTAGTGGAGATATCGGTATTTCACAACCTGTCTATCAACCTGTTTTACGCtataaaaaaagcattaattaACCTTAAGATGTCATTTCGATGTCCTGCGTCTGTTTAGCGACCATCTTGGGAACACTCTGTCTTGAACAGTCActtatcttttgtatttaacttgAACAAGGTGAGAACCATGTAACAGAGCAGTTCAACAAGGAGGCATTACCTGGGGATGTGTTAGACTATTGGTTAAAGTGTTGAACTACAGAttggaaggtcgtgagtttaAATCCGAGGACCACcgagttgccactgctgggcacctGAACAAGGTGCTTAACCCACAGTCGCTGTATAACTCAGATAAATGTGAGCCGCTcaggataagggcatctgccaaatccTGTATGTGTAAATTATGAATATGGATTCAAAATGGCTTTCTGACAAAATGATTTTAGACATAAGTTTCATATCTATGATTTCTAgtaaaacaactaaaaaaacgGCAGGTGACTTCCTACCTAGAGTCGTTGTTGTCCAGATGCTCCCTGTTCAAGGTCGCTACAGCAAATCATCCAAACTGCATAATTAATTCTGGCACAGGTTTTTACCCACCCATTTTATCCAGACTTGGGAATTGCACGGAGACATGCCTTCCTGTCTAGTGTACTCATGACAATTTCCCTTCTGAACACTTTGAGCTGCATTGTGTGCTTTTGTGGACATACCTaatgtgttcacctgttctgtgttcatCTCTTCATTAGTTtgtctttatactgtatactcgTATGTTCCGTTCTCTCGTTGTGACATAGAGGTCTTTTTTCCTGGTTTTTACCTCctttatggttttgttttttaatcataatGGATTATCCTCGTTTGTTACTGCCTCCTTCTGAATTGATCCCCACCACGAATACTAACGTTGGTTTGTAAAAGAATACGCTGAATGAGTGTATACATGGCCTTTAATCCTTGCATATTACAGTCCTTCTCtccatttctacatttttacaCTTAAATTAAACTTGAATAAACTGTATTGCTCTTGGGTTGCATTTCATGACTGTTTCATAAGTATACAACAAAATCTGACCTTAAATCACTCTTGACATTTCACACTTGCTGAATCTAAAGAACACCTTGACATTTTAACAGAATTCATTTTAACATGGCCTTTCGTTTGTGAAAATCTAAGCTTTCTGCTACGGTGTAATAATGAAAGTGAACATCTTTGGTTTTTCAGGATCACTGAGCGATGGGGAAGCTGCTTCGCCGTGTGAGGTTGTGATGATTCTGCAGATTTCACTCACCGAGGGAGATTTTCTCGCCCGAATCCGCAGGCAGGAGGAAGACGAGCAGAGCCAGTGTAGAGATAAGGACACATGGGATGAGCAGGTTTAGACCGTAGTACAGCGTTCTTCTGCGCATCACCACCGTAAATGTCACATCCGGGTACGGTTCCTTACAGCAGTCGTAGAATCTTTCGTTCCTGCGACCTGGTACCTCTGAACGACAGTATGCCCTTTTTTACAGGGATATTTTGGAAATCATCTTATAGATGGGAAACAAATGAAATTGGCACCATTTGTTCCCTCCACAAATTAATAATCAGCTTTATACTCTTTCACCATGAATTCAACCAAAGGGCACGAAGGCTCACTGGAGCAACGAGGCTAAATAATTTGCCCCGTAGCTACATTTCACTCCTAAGGCAAGACACCTGTTCAAGGGATTATAGTAAATAAATCCACTTGTAACTTAAACTAAGAAATAGAGCTTCTTCTTGTGACATTGATTATTTGAAAGTTAATTAACTGACAAGaataaattgtttattaaagGTGATTGAATGAACTTGTTTAATACACTCTAATTAAGTAATGTGCCTTCTGTGTTTCTTGGTCCCACAAGCTTCATATGTAGCTGCATGCCTACTCTTGTGACTTTATAATAAAAGTTTGTAAACATGGATCATCTCTCATTCATGTCTGATTGTAAATAAGGATGTGAatgcagattatttattttgattgcaGGAGCTTGCAAACTATCCAAAAATGTGGAAAATAGGCAATAATCATAATCTTTTGTCTATGTTCTTAGTGAATGAAACTGATAAATAGAACCCTTTATTAGcaccacatatactgtacattacagcagagaggatccttttcttcacatatcccaacagAGGTGGTTTGGAtcagctatgatacagaacCCCTtgcaagggccttgctcaattcCTCCAACGGT from Tachysurus fulvidraco isolate hzauxx_2018 chromosome 2, HZAU_PFXX_2.0, whole genome shotgun sequence encodes the following:
- the chrna7a gene encoding neuronal acetylcholine receptor subunit alpha-7a isoform X2, with product MKDYNPLERPVFNDTQSLTVNFSFSLMQIMDVDEKNQVLTTNIWLQLYWFDHYLKWNVSEYPGVTSVRFPDSQIWKPDILLYNSADERFDATFHTNVLVSSNGACQYLPPGIFKSTCHIDVRWFPFDVQRCDLKFGSWTYGGWSLDLQMIEADITGYIANGEWDLVEVPGRRNERFYDCCKEPYPDVTFTVVMRRRTLYYGLNLLIPCVLISTLALLVFLLPADSGEKISLGITVLLSLTVFMLLVAEIMPATSDSVPLIAQYFATTMVIVGLSVIATVWVLQYHYHDPDGGQMPRWTRVVLVNWCAWFLRMKRPGEKRVCSACHDKRPRSSVSSVEPTNGNILYMGLRGMESLPCATSPDSGVVCARLMGASEEAPSVSSGQGDTELSKILDEVRYITKRFHDQDEEESLCSEWKFAASVIDRLCLMAFSMFTVLCTIGILMSAPNFIEAISKDFFT
- the chrna7a gene encoding neuronal acetylcholine receptor subunit alpha-7a isoform X1; the encoded protein is MGICGFAFCLAITTCLWRASIQGEHQRRLYRDLMKDYNPLERPVFNDTQSLTVNFSFSLMQIMDVDEKNQVLTTNIWLQLYWFDHYLKWNVSEYPGVTSVRFPDSQIWKPDILLYNSADERFDATFHTNVLVSSNGACQYLPPGIFKSTCHIDVRWFPFDVQRCDLKFGSWTYGGWSLDLQMIEADITGYIANGEWDLVEVPGRRNERFYDCCKEPYPDVTFTVVMRRRTLYYGLNLLIPCVLISTLALLVFLLPADSGEKISLGITVLLSLTVFMLLVAEIMPATSDSVPLIAQYFATTMVIVGLSVIATVWVLQYHYHDPDGGQMPRWTRVVLVNWCAWFLRMKRPGEKRVCSACHDKRPRSSVSSVEPTNGNILYMGLRGMESLPCATSPDSGVVCARLMGASEEAPSVSSGQGDTELSKILDEVRYITKRFHDQDEEESLCSEWKFAASVIDRLCLMAFSMFTVLCTIGILMSAPNFIEAISKDFFT
- the chrna7a gene encoding neuronal acetylcholine receptor subunit alpha-7a isoform X4 encodes the protein MWMRRIKFSQQTYGCSCADERFDATFHTNVLVSSNGACQYLPPGIFKSTCHIDVRWFPFDVQRCDLKFGSWTYGGWSLDLQMIEADITGYIANGEWDLVEVPGRRNERFYDCCKEPYPDVTFTVVMRRRTLYYGLNLLIPCVLISTLALLVFLLPADSGEKISLGITVLLSLTVFMLLVAEIMPATSDSVPLIAQYFATTMVIVGLSVIATVWVLQYHYHDPDGGQMPRWTRVVLVNWCAWFLRMKRPGEKRVCSACHDKRPRSSVSSVEPTNGNILYMGLRGMESLPCATSPDSGVVCARLMGASEEAPSVSSGQGDTELSKILDEVRYITKRFHDQDEEESLCSEWKFAASVIDRLCLMAFSMFTVLCTIGILMSAPNFIEAISKDFFT